In Lujinxingia sediminis, a single genomic region encodes these proteins:
- the rpsF gene encoding 30S ribosomal protein S6: MAVERLREYETIYIVRPDAGEEEFARLRERVEGIIENEGGHLLKFDDWGQRKLAYEIHDKSESRRFERGNYQYYRYLVGGNTVAEIERNLQLIDSVLKFLTVKLEDDLIAEERLARPEEEEVEEVIPAQDDDE; the protein is encoded by the coding sequence ATGGCTGTAGAGAGACTACGCGAATACGAGACGATCTACATCGTGCGTCCCGACGCCGGCGAAGAGGAGTTCGCCCGGCTTCGTGAGCGCGTTGAAGGGATCATCGAGAACGAAGGCGGTCACCTGCTTAAGTTCGACGACTGGGGCCAGCGCAAGCTCGCCTACGAGATTCACGACAAGTCGGAGTCCCGTCGTTTTGAGCGCGGTAACTACCAGTACTATCGCTACCTGGTCGGCGGAAACACGGTTGCGGAGATCGAGCGCAACCTGCAGCTGATCGACTCGGTGTTGAAGTTTTTGACCGTCAAGCTGGAAGACGACCTCATCGCTGAGGAGCGCCTTGCGCGCCCCGAAGAGGAAGAGGTCGAAGAGGTCATCCCGGCTCAGGACGACGACGAATAG
- a CDS encoding HD domain-containing protein, which yields MPHASSFSSLPELRADAFATTVRVPELRNIALTSRVEAILDHPAFQRLRRIRMLGPTHLVYPGAVHTRFEHSLGVYGCTRWFLQSLGRLPQLASSLSEEDLLSVLAAGLLHDIGHYPFAHSLEALHLKGEDTPRHEEVGGRIIMGEFEALRGHRTIADILKRDWGVNPERVIALCTGALGEKPSQVDRLLHSIISGTIDADKMDYLERDSHHIGVPYGRTYDRERLLANLTLNAREDGLAIAAKGKVPAEMFVFSRYTMFSEVYWHHTVRAASAMVENAIAAFHSRTQLDPEDFLGTLLSCDDEQLLRWIFDQSPDPSAPRFLLGGLQTTRRRLYKRVATYSRIYAERDKQRAYETIYAMERAQLFDLTARLSARLGSALGVPLHPAALIIDIPPRDKDRIDTIDVVYPEVRGRRHYPLHELSQVVAGIQDDFIAVVKKIRIFAEPTLAARLRELEGLDELLLAEILKR from the coding sequence ATGCCCCACGCATCTTCTTTCAGCAGCCTCCCGGAGCTGCGAGCTGACGCATTCGCCACCACCGTGCGCGTCCCTGAATTGCGTAACATCGCGCTGACATCGCGGGTCGAAGCGATCCTCGATCACCCCGCGTTTCAGCGCCTTCGGCGCATCCGTATGCTGGGCCCCACCCACCTTGTGTACCCGGGCGCGGTGCACACGCGTTTTGAGCATTCACTGGGGGTCTACGGATGTACGCGCTGGTTTTTACAGTCGCTGGGGCGACTGCCGCAACTGGCCAGCTCCCTGAGTGAGGAAGATCTGCTCAGTGTGCTGGCCGCCGGTCTCTTGCACGACATCGGCCACTACCCCTTCGCGCATAGTCTGGAGGCGCTGCACCTCAAAGGTGAAGACACGCCCCGCCATGAAGAAGTCGGCGGCCGCATCATCATGGGGGAGTTTGAGGCTCTACGCGGCCATCGTACCATCGCCGACATTCTCAAGCGGGACTGGGGTGTCAATCCCGAGCGGGTCATCGCACTTTGCACCGGAGCTCTGGGGGAGAAGCCCTCCCAGGTTGATCGACTCCTGCACTCGATCATCAGCGGTACCATCGACGCCGACAAGATGGACTACCTGGAGCGCGACTCCCACCATATCGGCGTCCCTTACGGTCGCACCTACGATCGGGAGCGCCTGCTGGCCAACCTCACCCTCAATGCCCGCGAGGATGGACTGGCGATCGCCGCCAAAGGGAAGGTGCCCGCCGAGATGTTCGTGTTCAGCCGCTACACGATGTTCAGTGAGGTGTACTGGCACCACACCGTGCGCGCGGCCAGCGCCATGGTTGAGAACGCGATCGCGGCGTTCCATAGCCGCACGCAGCTCGACCCGGAGGACTTTCTGGGCACGCTGCTGAGCTGTGATGATGAGCAGCTCCTCCGATGGATCTTCGATCAGTCGCCCGACCCCAGCGCGCCGCGCTTTCTGCTGGGCGGACTTCAGACCACCCGTCGGCGGCTCTACAAGCGGGTGGCCACCTACAGCCGGATCTATGCGGAGCGCGACAAGCAGCGCGCCTACGAGACGATCTATGCGATGGAGCGGGCGCAGCTCTTTGATTTGACCGCACGCCTGAGTGCGCGCCTGGGCTCGGCCCTGGGCGTGCCCCTGCACCCGGCGGCACTGATCATCGACATCCCGCCTCGCGACAAAGACCGCATCGATACGATCGACGTGGTCTACCCCGAGGTGCGCGGCCGCCGCCACTATCCGCTGCACGAGCTCTCGCAGGTGGTGGCTGGCATTCAGGACGACTTTATCGCAGTGGTGAAGAAGATCCGCATCTTTGCCGAACCCACCCTCGCGGCGCGCCTGCGGGAGCTCGAGGGCCTGGATGAACTCTTGTTGGCCGAAATCCTCAAGCGATGA
- a CDS encoding DUF4397 domain-containing protein — translation MSKSVTQLWALLGVALIALMVSACGPNDVCVSNDECGAGQACFDGECVPQVVDCYDDLDCGESYQQCLSGQCVNNTTCDVTSDCAPGQACDEAGACVERQCSRSSDCPGSYLCDEGICTTTPRQCRNVGEECVPGEPTRSGFACEDLGDGPTCYETCTEYRVCGANGQASSEFDCGGGQACVSATTLQNRPVCRPSQCAGIATAEEDCAEIIAANPGLFADGVNCGMQNGVRTCLPAGNGEENDACNNAGDCSEGLVCVTDIDALVDPNSNSGASFVDGFCARPCSEDGQCGGDQACIGETSGAVMGSGFCGDRCDPFAHTGNQCGEDLACAPVDGVDGLCGRESDNALELYESCSGSGSCPDSSACIQIEEGVRKCLPLCDPTLRTSAQRDASCPSADSSAYIQIAHFGAALPAVDVVVDGEAVVEGLAYGSIAGEDTFLSLPSGDRQITVRSAGSNSVVLFDETLTLARGAALLIGAVADSNAATGLSVLVSELTREEEVAADQARVRLVNSENFPSAVDVAFVKDGTDPSEAANRINALENSLFGDVGSYVNLEEGAYDVFVFSPGAFEAGEELAAMSFNAVGGEISTEFIITDGEETLASAPYDSAPVGRVLGGTCINLSQGAAQIGLGFCLESCANSDQWGVGACSGENDRCNEFGDGTGICLGSGGKAISETCEEDSDCVDGAHCDMDGAGEGVCRSYCQPEEQTNSALSCDSGEICVATAGADNFGKCRIACNPGADSTDPNCPADQKGCFGPEGQTYCQPSGALTEGASCGNPEVQNCQPGLVCARQANTLGGFLQSPFTAPEVLGAPGGTCTQVCEPFKAESGCPDGFACSPITPDGASVTLGHCVERTAAPIRSLEPCDLEDTGKMCDENSFCIEEALNSCAEPQAICVQLCDFFGGGGCTDGTACEAWSDDGPLFGLYGICR, via the coding sequence ATGAGTAAGTCGGTAACACAACTTTGGGCGTTGCTCGGCGTCGCTCTCATTGCGCTGATGGTATCAGCCTGTGGGCCAAACGACGTCTGTGTGAGCAACGATGAATGCGGCGCCGGTCAGGCCTGTTTCGATGGCGAGTGCGTTCCGCAGGTCGTGGATTGCTACGATGATCTGGACTGCGGTGAGAGTTATCAACAATGCCTCTCCGGTCAGTGTGTCAACAACACCACCTGTGACGTCACCAGCGACTGTGCTCCCGGCCAGGCATGTGATGAAGCCGGTGCCTGCGTGGAGCGCCAGTGCTCGCGCAGCAGCGACTGCCCCGGCAGCTACCTCTGCGACGAAGGCATCTGCACCACCACCCCGCGCCAGTGCCGTAACGTCGGCGAAGAGTGTGTGCCCGGTGAGCCGACCCGCTCTGGCTTCGCGTGTGAAGACCTCGGCGACGGCCCGACTTGCTACGAAACCTGCACCGAGTACCGCGTCTGTGGTGCCAACGGGCAGGCGTCCTCCGAATTTGATTGTGGCGGTGGCCAGGCGTGTGTCTCTGCGACCACTTTGCAGAACCGCCCGGTCTGCCGCCCCTCGCAGTGCGCGGGCATTGCGACGGCTGAAGAAGACTGCGCCGAGATCATCGCCGCCAATCCGGGACTCTTCGCCGACGGCGTAAACTGTGGCATGCAAAACGGCGTGCGCACCTGCCTGCCTGCCGGCAACGGCGAAGAGAACGATGCCTGCAACAACGCTGGGGACTGCTCTGAGGGGCTGGTCTGCGTGACCGACATTGACGCTCTGGTCGATCCGAACTCCAACTCCGGTGCTTCGTTTGTCGATGGTTTCTGCGCGCGTCCTTGCTCCGAAGACGGGCAGTGCGGCGGCGATCAGGCCTGCATCGGTGAGACCAGCGGTGCGGTGATGGGCAGCGGTTTCTGCGGCGATCGCTGCGATCCATTCGCCCACACCGGCAACCAGTGTGGCGAAGACCTGGCCTGTGCGCCGGTCGACGGAGTCGATGGCCTTTGCGGTCGTGAGAGCGACAACGCGCTTGAGCTGTATGAGAGTTGCTCCGGCAGCGGCTCATGTCCTGACAGCTCGGCTTGCATCCAGATCGAAGAAGGCGTGCGCAAGTGCCTGCCGTTGTGTGACCCGACTCTTCGCACTTCCGCGCAGCGCGACGCGAGCTGCCCCTCGGCTGACAGCAGCGCCTACATTCAGATCGCGCACTTCGGCGCGGCGCTTCCCGCGGTGGATGTCGTGGTCGACGGTGAAGCCGTGGTCGAAGGCCTCGCCTACGGCAGCATCGCTGGCGAGGACACCTTCCTTTCGCTGCCTTCCGGTGACCGCCAGATCACGGTGCGTTCGGCTGGTAGCAACTCCGTCGTTCTCTTCGACGAGACGCTCACCCTTGCTCGTGGTGCCGCGCTTTTGATTGGTGCGGTCGCTGACAGCAACGCCGCCACCGGGCTCTCGGTGCTGGTTTCGGAGCTGACGCGTGAGGAAGAAGTTGCTGCCGACCAGGCGCGGGTGCGCCTCGTGAACAGCGAGAACTTCCCCTCGGCCGTCGACGTGGCCTTTGTCAAAGATGGCACCGACCCGAGCGAAGCTGCTAACCGCATCAATGCTCTTGAAAACTCACTTTTTGGTGATGTCGGAAGCTATGTGAATCTGGAGGAAGGTGCCTACGATGTGTTCGTCTTCTCGCCAGGTGCGTTTGAAGCGGGCGAGGAGCTTGCGGCGATGAGCTTCAACGCGGTCGGTGGTGAAATCAGCACCGAGTTCATTATCACCGATGGCGAGGAGACCCTGGCCAGCGCCCCGTACGATTCGGCGCCGGTCGGTCGTGTGCTGGGTGGTACCTGCATTAACCTCTCGCAAGGTGCTGCTCAGATCGGTCTGGGCTTCTGCCTTGAGTCCTGCGCCAACTCCGACCAGTGGGGCGTGGGAGCCTGCAGTGGCGAGAATGATCGCTGTAACGAATTCGGCGACGGCACGGGCATCTGCCTGGGCTCCGGTGGCAAGGCCATCAGCGAGACTTGTGAAGAGGACAGTGACTGCGTCGACGGCGCCCACTGCGATATGGACGGTGCCGGCGAAGGCGTCTGCCGCTCCTACTGCCAGCCCGAGGAGCAGACCAATAGCGCGCTCTCCTGCGATAGCGGTGAGATCTGCGTGGCGACCGCGGGCGCCGATAACTTCGGTAAGTGCCGCATCGCCTGTAACCCGGGTGCGGACAGCACCGACCCGAACTGCCCGGCCGACCAGAAGGGCTGCTTCGGCCCCGAAGGCCAGACCTACTGCCAGCCCTCCGGCGCTCTCACCGAAGGTGCCAGCTGCGGTAACCCTGAGGTTCAGAACTGCCAGCCGGGCCTTGTCTGCGCCCGCCAGGCGAACACCCTGGGTGGCTTCCTGCAGAGCCCCTTCACCGCGCCCGAGGTGCTGGGTGCCCCCGGCGGTACCTGTACCCAGGTCTGTGAACCCTTCAAGGCTGAGAGTGGCTGCCCCGACGGCTTCGCCTGCTCGCCCATCACGCCTGATGGTGCAAGCGTGACCCTGGGTCACTGCGTGGAGCGCACCGCCGCTCCGATCCGCTCGCTGGAGCCCTGCGACCTCGAGGACACCGGTAAGATGTGCGACGAGAACTCCTTCTGCATTGAAGAAGCTCTCAATTCCTGTGCCGAGCCTCAGGCTATCTGCGTGCAGCTCTGCGACTTCTTCGGTGGTGGTGGTTGCACCGACGGCACCGCCTGTGAGGCCTGGTCCGACGACGGACCTCTCTTCGGTCTCTACGGCATCTGCCGCTAA
- a CDS encoding SIR2 family NAD-dependent protein deacylase — protein MLKSIARTVARKVVDRAADLLPTMLDPRLRSQRMNLPAIDRAAHVLLGNPRVLVCVGSGLSAESGVPTFRGPGGIYSDEEIAHLTHVDTFESDREHMLTWYQERREQLHRIHPNPGHHALIGLSQTGDYTISTQNVDHLLEAASDAAGFRPRIYHLHGSLLSVRCHACDYQLEDLHLDLSKQPRCPECAGPLRPGVVWFGETLPEDALERSMELARNAQVCLILGTSGLVYPAAALPETARRHGATLIEVNPHLSALSDISDIVIRGKTGEVLPVLLRRVQDLNRG, from the coding sequence TTGTTAAAGTCCATCGCCCGCACCGTGGCGCGCAAGGTCGTCGACCGCGCCGCAGATCTTCTACCGACCATGCTCGATCCCCGCTTGAGGAGCCAACGCATGAACCTGCCCGCCATCGATCGCGCCGCGCATGTTCTCCTGGGTAACCCTCGCGTCCTCGTCTGCGTGGGGAGCGGTCTCTCCGCCGAGAGCGGGGTACCGACCTTCCGCGGTCCGGGAGGCATCTACAGCGATGAGGAGATCGCGCACCTTACCCACGTCGACACCTTTGAAAGCGACCGGGAGCACATGCTCACCTGGTATCAGGAGCGGCGTGAGCAGCTGCACCGCATCCACCCCAACCCCGGGCATCATGCGCTCATCGGGCTCTCGCAGACCGGGGATTACACCATCTCCACCCAGAACGTCGATCATCTGCTCGAAGCAGCCAGCGACGCAGCGGGCTTTCGCCCGCGCATCTATCATCTGCACGGCTCACTGCTGAGCGTGCGATGCCATGCGTGTGACTATCAGCTCGAGGATCTTCACCTCGACCTCAGCAAGCAGCCCCGGTGTCCGGAGTGCGCCGGCCCGCTTCGCCCCGGGGTGGTTTGGTTTGGCGAGACGCTCCCCGAAGATGCCCTGGAAAGGAGCATGGAGCTCGCCCGCAACGCCCAGGTCTGCCTGATCCTGGGCACCAGTGGGCTGGTCTATCCGGCGGCCGCGCTTCCGGAGACGGCGCGGCGCCACGGCGCCACTCTCATTGAGGTCAACCCCCACTTGAGCGCCCTCTCGGACATCAGCGATATCGTCATTCGCGGCAAAACCGGCGAGGTGTTGCCGGTCTTGCTGCGCCGGGTGCAAGACCTCAACCGGGGTTGA
- the rplI gene encoding 50S ribosomal protein L9, whose product MEVILTEDVPNLGEMGEIVKVAPGYGRNFLIPKGLALPASANEKKALEHKKRQIELRKEREREAALGVQSKLDGVRITIAKRVAEGDALYGSVTTREIADVLKQEGFEVEHRFIEVGRGIDELGIYKVPVKLASGVYAHIILWVVAM is encoded by the coding sequence ATGGAAGTCATTCTGACCGAAGATGTGCCCAATCTCGGCGAGATGGGCGAGATCGTGAAGGTTGCTCCGGGCTACGGCCGGAACTTCCTTATCCCCAAAGGTCTGGCGCTGCCGGCCAGCGCCAACGAAAAGAAGGCGCTCGAGCATAAGAAGCGTCAGATCGAGCTCCGCAAGGAGCGCGAGCGCGAAGCGGCTCTGGGCGTTCAGTCCAAGCTCGACGGCGTGCGTATCACCATCGCCAAGCGTGTTGCCGAAGGCGACGCTCTTTACGGCTCGGTGACCACGCGTGAGATCGCCGACGTGCTCAAGCAGGAAGGCTTTGAGGTGGAGCACCGCTTCATCGAAGTCGGCCGCGGCATCGACGAGCTGGGCATCTACAAGGTGCCGGTGAAGCTTGCCAGCGGCGTCTACGCTCACATCATCCTGTGGGTTGTGGCGATGTAA
- a CDS encoding glutathione S-transferase family protein: MSYELFISRASPYSMKIAAMMAYMGVEHRLTIQNALNRYAVIRRLSGRTMVPMLRRDDWALSDSTAIARHLMRRADVRRPLWMPEGIDTLSLLLEDFADEWMVRWMALSRWMHSEDCRHVERIIGGELSAGLPGVGGLVGSAARAAVVARLEGVGVSEANRPTLMASAHRTLEALELALEDGRLYLFGDRASLADFGIFGPLGQYGNDPTGARMLASSNYTRLRAYLGRFDAMLDGRVVEGQATDAPLDALEALMAEALGTYWEVMVANLEALHRKKRPATSEARLLDGASFVFAPSRYLNGRLQAWLEVMEDAYNARQELFGNEGSVLERAIIGRVETLAERPEAADLLAAYPGLGLR; encoded by the coding sequence ATGTCCTATGAATTATTCATCAGCCGCGCCAGCCCCTATTCGATGAAGATCGCTGCGATGATGGCCTACATGGGGGTAGAGCATCGGCTGACCATCCAGAATGCGCTGAATCGCTACGCGGTGATCCGACGGCTCTCTGGACGCACGATGGTGCCGATGTTGCGGCGCGATGACTGGGCATTGAGCGACTCCACCGCGATTGCCCGTCACCTGATGCGCCGTGCCGACGTTCGCCGCCCGCTATGGATGCCCGAGGGTATCGACACGCTGAGTCTGTTGCTGGAGGACTTCGCTGATGAATGGATGGTGCGCTGGATGGCCCTCTCCCGTTGGATGCACAGCGAGGACTGCCGTCATGTCGAGCGTATCATCGGAGGAGAGCTCAGCGCAGGGCTTCCCGGGGTGGGGGGGCTTGTGGGGAGTGCCGCGCGTGCTGCGGTGGTCGCACGCCTGGAGGGGGTGGGGGTGAGCGAGGCCAACCGCCCGACGCTGATGGCCAGTGCGCATCGCACGTTGGAGGCATTGGAGTTGGCCCTGGAAGACGGGCGCCTCTACCTCTTCGGGGATCGAGCGTCATTGGCGGACTTCGGCATCTTCGGCCCGCTCGGGCAGTACGGCAATGACCCCACCGGGGCCAGGATGCTGGCCTCGTCGAACTATACCCGCCTTCGTGCCTATCTGGGACGCTTCGACGCCATGCTCGACGGGCGCGTGGTCGAAGGGCAGGCCACCGATGCGCCGCTTGATGCTCTGGAGGCGCTGATGGCCGAAGCTCTGGGGACCTACTGGGAGGTGATGGTGGCCAACCTGGAGGCTCTTCACCGGAAGAAACGGCCGGCTACCTCAGAAGCGCGACTCCTCGATGGTGCGAGCTTTGTGTTTGCCCCTTCGCGCTACCTCAACGGACGGCTTCAGGCGTGGTTGGAGGTCATGGAAGATGCCTACAACGCCCGCCAGGAACTCTTCGGCAACGAGGGCTCTGTGTTGGAGCGGGCCATCATCGGGCGAGTCGAGACGCTCGCCGAAAGGCCCGAGGCTGCCGACCTTCTGGCCGCGTATCCCGGGCTCGGCCTCCGCTGA
- a CDS encoding 50S ribosomal protein L25 produces the protein MASNTKPTLNATVRAESGKGVARKLRAQGLIPAICYGTNTENISLAMDPAEFDKIMDTKRQINSVFHIALDNGTTVENVMLRDYQFDPIRRVVIHADLVVVDMNTPVQVSVPIEPTGRAKGVRMGGRLRVIQPVVKIAACPDDIPEEIVVDVTELAPDGAIMASELTYPEGVEPAYKMDYALLRIQMPRKKVTKEEDAKGKKAKKAG, from the coding sequence ATGGCTTCGAATACTAAACCTACCCTGAACGCGACGGTTCGCGCCGAGTCCGGGAAGGGCGTCGCACGCAAGCTGCGTGCGCAAGGCTTGATCCCGGCCATCTGCTACGGGACGAACACCGAGAACATCTCGCTGGCGATGGACCCGGCGGAGTTCGATAAAATCATGGACACCAAGCGTCAGATCAACTCGGTGTTCCACATTGCGCTCGACAACGGTACCACCGTTGAGAACGTGATGCTTCGCGACTACCAGTTCGACCCGATCCGTCGCGTTGTCATTCACGCCGACCTGGTCGTCGTTGATATGAATACGCCGGTTCAGGTCAGCGTGCCGATCGAGCCGACTGGCCGCGCCAAGGGCGTTCGCATGGGTGGTCGCCTTCGCGTCATCCAGCCGGTGGTCAAGATCGCTGCGTGTCCCGACGATATCCCTGAGGAGATCGTTGTCGACGTCACCGAGCTTGCTCCCGACGGCGCCATCATGGCCAGCGAACTGACCTACCCCGAAGGGGTTGAGCCGGCATACAAGATGGATTACGCGCTGCTGCGTATCCAGATGCCGCGCAAGAAGGTCACCAAAGAAGAAGACGCCAAGGGCAAGAAGGCCAAGAAAGCTGGCTGA
- the pth gene encoding aminoacyl-tRNA hydrolase, with protein MSRTLIVGLGNPGPKYEGTRHNIGFAAVDALAQRYQMTVTQSKFHGVYTTGIVAGHDVALLKPLTFMNLSGKSVAPALSFFHVTPDRLIVLHDELDVELGQMKIKEGGGHGGHNGLRDIVAKTGTREFVRLRLGIGRPEHGDVTNHVLGRFRPDETLAVDRMLDDACDAVEVVLNEGVAVAQNRFHGR; from the coding sequence GTGAGTCGAACGCTGATCGTTGGCCTGGGAAACCCGGGGCCAAAGTACGAGGGGACGCGTCATAACATCGGCTTTGCGGCGGTGGATGCGCTGGCGCAGCGCTATCAGATGACGGTCACGCAGTCGAAGTTTCACGGGGTCTATACCACCGGGATTGTCGCCGGCCATGATGTGGCGCTCTTAAAGCCGTTGACCTTCATGAACCTCTCGGGCAAGTCGGTGGCTCCGGCGTTGAGCTTCTTTCATGTGACCCCTGATCGCCTGATCGTCCTCCACGACGAGCTCGACGTGGAGCTCGGGCAGATGAAGATCAAAGAAGGCGGCGGTCACGGCGGACATAATGGCCTGCGCGACATCGTGGCTAAGACGGGCACCCGCGAGTTTGTTCGATTGCGCCTGGGCATCGGTCGGCCGGAGCACGGCGATGTCACCAACCACGTCCTGGGGCGTTTTCGCCCGGACGAAACCCTGGCAGTTGACCGGATGCTCGACGATGCCTGCGATGCGGTTGAAGTTGTTCTGAATGAAGGCGTGGCCGTCGCTCAGAACCGTTTTCATGGGCGCTAA